Proteins found in one Haemorhous mexicanus isolate bHaeMex1 chromosome 23, bHaeMex1.pri, whole genome shotgun sequence genomic segment:
- the NADK gene encoding NAD kinase isoform X3, with translation MGRATRELLSRWNSCSELLLCWRTRSLHGPCPVTTFGPKACMLQNPKTIMHIQDPASQRLTWNKPPKSVLVIKKIRDASLLQPFKELCVYLTEENNMIVYVEKKVLEDPAIANDENFGPVKKKFCTFREDYDDISNQIDFIICLGGDGTLLYASSLFQGSVPPVMAFHLGSLGFLTPFNFENFQSQVTQVIEGNAALVLRSRLKVKVVKEHREKSTVQNGIEENGVVSANLEKEVGKQIMQYQVLNEVVVDRGPSSYLSNVDVFLDGHLITTVQGDGVIVSTPTGSTAYAAAAGASMIHPNVPAIMITPICPHSLSFRPIVVPAGVELKIMLSPDARNTAWVSFDGRKRQEICHGDSISITTSCYPLPSICFRDPVSDWFESLAQCLHWNVRKKQNNFAVEEEEF, from the exons ATGGGCAGAGCCACgagggagctgctcagcagatGGAATTCCTGTTCAGAGCTCCTGCTTTGCTG GAGAACACGTTCCTTGCATGGACCATGCCCAGTGACCACGTTTGGACCAAAGGCCTGCATGCTGCAGAATCCCAAAACCATTAT GCACATTCAGGATCCAGCAAGCCAGCGGTTGACATGGAACAAACCTCCCAAGAGTGTCCTTGTGATTAAGAAGATCCGTGATGCCAGTCTGCTGCAGCCCTTCAAAGAGCTCTGTGTGTACCTCACTGAG GAGAACAATATGATAGtgtatgtggaaaaaaaagtattggaAGACCCTGCTATAGCTAATGATGAGAATTTTGGACCAGTGAAGAAGAAATTTTGCACCTTCAGAGAAG ACTATGATGATATCTCCAATCAGATAGACTTTATCATATGCCTGGGAGGAGATGGGACCTTACTTTATGCTTCTTCACTTTTCCAG GGTAGTGTACCTCCAGTTATGGCTTTTCATCTGGGATCCCTTGGATTTCTTACTCCATTTAATTTTGAGAATTTTCAGTCCCAAGTCACTCAGGTTATAGAAG GCAACGCTGCTCTGGTTCTGCGGAGCAGGCTCAAGGTGAAGGTGGTGaaggagcacagggagaagaGCACAGTGCAGAATGGGATAGAGGAGAATGGAGTCGTGTCTGCAAACCTGGAGAAAGAAGTGGGCAAACAAATTATGCAATATCAG GTCCTCAATGAGGTTGTGGTGGATCGTGGCCCTTCCTCCTACCTGTCCAACGTGGATGTGTTCCTGGATGGGCACCTGATCACCACAGTGCAGGGAGATG gggtgaTCGTGTCCACGCCCACCGGCAGCACCGCGTACGCCGCCGCGGCCGGAGCGTCCATGATCCACCCCAACGTCCCTGCCATCATGATCACCCCCATCTGCCCCCACTCCCTGTCCTTCAGACCCATCGTGGTTCCTGCTGGAGTGGAACTCAAG ATCATGCTCTCCCCAGATGCCAGGAACACGGCGTGGGTTTCGTTTgatggaaggaagaggcaggaAATCTGCCATGGAGACAG TATCAGCATCACTACCTCTTGCTACCCCCTCCCCTCCATCTGCTTCCGGGACCCCGTGAGCGACTGGTTCGAGAGCCTGGCCCAGTGCCTGCACTGGAACGTGCGCAAGAAGCAGAACAACTTCGCCGTGGAGGAGGAAGAGTtctga
- the NADK gene encoding NAD kinase isoform X2 encodes MEFLFRAPALLVGLFLGGKRTHGRTRSLHGPCPVTTFGPKACMLQNPKTIMHIQDPASQRLTWNKPPKSVLVIKKIRDASLLQPFKELCVYLTEENNMIVYVEKKVLEDPAIANDENFGPVKKKFCTFREDYDDISNQIDFIICLGGDGTLLYASSLFQGSVPPVMAFHLGSLGFLTPFNFENFQSQVTQVIEGNAALVLRSRLKVKVVKEHREKSTVQNGIEENGVVSANLEKEVGKQIMQYQVLNEVVVDRGPSSYLSNVDVFLDGHLITTVQGDGVIVSTPTGSTAYAAAAGASMIHPNVPAIMITPICPHSLSFRPIVVPAGVELKIMLSPDARNTAWVSFDGRKRQEICHGDSISITTSCYPLPSICFRDPVSDWFESLAQCLHWNVRKKQNNFAVEEEEF; translated from the exons atGGAATTCCTGTTCAGAGCTCCTGCTTTGCTGGTAGGATTGTTCTTGGGAGGCAAGAGAACACACGG GAGAACACGTTCCTTGCATGGACCATGCCCAGTGACCACGTTTGGACCAAAGGCCTGCATGCTGCAGAATCCCAAAACCATTAT GCACATTCAGGATCCAGCAAGCCAGCGGTTGACATGGAACAAACCTCCCAAGAGTGTCCTTGTGATTAAGAAGATCCGTGATGCCAGTCTGCTGCAGCCCTTCAAAGAGCTCTGTGTGTACCTCACTGAG GAGAACAATATGATAGtgtatgtggaaaaaaaagtattggaAGACCCTGCTATAGCTAATGATGAGAATTTTGGACCAGTGAAGAAGAAATTTTGCACCTTCAGAGAAG ACTATGATGATATCTCCAATCAGATAGACTTTATCATATGCCTGGGAGGAGATGGGACCTTACTTTATGCTTCTTCACTTTTCCAG GGTAGTGTACCTCCAGTTATGGCTTTTCATCTGGGATCCCTTGGATTTCTTACTCCATTTAATTTTGAGAATTTTCAGTCCCAAGTCACTCAGGTTATAGAAG GCAACGCTGCTCTGGTTCTGCGGAGCAGGCTCAAGGTGAAGGTGGTGaaggagcacagggagaagaGCACAGTGCAGAATGGGATAGAGGAGAATGGAGTCGTGTCTGCAAACCTGGAGAAAGAAGTGGGCAAACAAATTATGCAATATCAG GTCCTCAATGAGGTTGTGGTGGATCGTGGCCCTTCCTCCTACCTGTCCAACGTGGATGTGTTCCTGGATGGGCACCTGATCACCACAGTGCAGGGAGATG gggtgaTCGTGTCCACGCCCACCGGCAGCACCGCGTACGCCGCCGCGGCCGGAGCGTCCATGATCCACCCCAACGTCCCTGCCATCATGATCACCCCCATCTGCCCCCACTCCCTGTCCTTCAGACCCATCGTGGTTCCTGCTGGAGTGGAACTCAAG ATCATGCTCTCCCCAGATGCCAGGAACACGGCGTGGGTTTCGTTTgatggaaggaagaggcaggaAATCTGCCATGGAGACAG TATCAGCATCACTACCTCTTGCTACCCCCTCCCCTCCATCTGCTTCCGGGACCCCGTGAGCGACTGGTTCGAGAGCCTGGCCCAGTGCCTGCACTGGAACGTGCGCAAGAAGCAGAACAACTTCGCCGTGGAGGAGGAAGAGTtctga
- the NADK gene encoding NAD kinase isoform X4 has protein sequence MEFLFRAPALLENTFLAWTMPSDHVWTKGLHAAESQNHYDPASQRLTWNKPPKSVLVIKKIRDASLLQPFKELCVYLTEENNMIVYVEKKVLEDPAIANDENFGPVKKKFCTFREDYDDISNQIDFIICLGGDGTLLYASSLFQGSVPPVMAFHLGSLGFLTPFNFENFQSQVTQVIEGNAALVLRSRLKVKVVKEHREKSTVQNGIEENGVVSANLEKEVGKQIMQYQVLNEVVVDRGPSSYLSNVDVFLDGHLITTVQGDGVIVSTPTGSTAYAAAAGASMIHPNVPAIMITPICPHSLSFRPIVVPAGVELKIMLSPDARNTAWVSFDGRKRQEICHGDSISITTSCYPLPSICFRDPVSDWFESLAQCLHWNVRKKQNNFAVEEEEF, from the exons atGGAATTCCTGTTCAGAGCTCCTGCTTTGCTG GAGAACACGTTCCTTGCATGGACCATGCCCAGTGACCACGTTTGGACCAAAGGCCTGCATGCTGCAGAATCCCAAAACCATTAT GATCCAGCAAGCCAGCGGTTGACATGGAACAAACCTCCCAAGAGTGTCCTTGTGATTAAGAAGATCCGTGATGCCAGTCTGCTGCAGCCCTTCAAAGAGCTCTGTGTGTACCTCACTGAG GAGAACAATATGATAGtgtatgtggaaaaaaaagtattggaAGACCCTGCTATAGCTAATGATGAGAATTTTGGACCAGTGAAGAAGAAATTTTGCACCTTCAGAGAAG ACTATGATGATATCTCCAATCAGATAGACTTTATCATATGCCTGGGAGGAGATGGGACCTTACTTTATGCTTCTTCACTTTTCCAG GGTAGTGTACCTCCAGTTATGGCTTTTCATCTGGGATCCCTTGGATTTCTTACTCCATTTAATTTTGAGAATTTTCAGTCCCAAGTCACTCAGGTTATAGAAG GCAACGCTGCTCTGGTTCTGCGGAGCAGGCTCAAGGTGAAGGTGGTGaaggagcacagggagaagaGCACAGTGCAGAATGGGATAGAGGAGAATGGAGTCGTGTCTGCAAACCTGGAGAAAGAAGTGGGCAAACAAATTATGCAATATCAG GTCCTCAATGAGGTTGTGGTGGATCGTGGCCCTTCCTCCTACCTGTCCAACGTGGATGTGTTCCTGGATGGGCACCTGATCACCACAGTGCAGGGAGATG gggtgaTCGTGTCCACGCCCACCGGCAGCACCGCGTACGCCGCCGCGGCCGGAGCGTCCATGATCCACCCCAACGTCCCTGCCATCATGATCACCCCCATCTGCCCCCACTCCCTGTCCTTCAGACCCATCGTGGTTCCTGCTGGAGTGGAACTCAAG ATCATGCTCTCCCCAGATGCCAGGAACACGGCGTGGGTTTCGTTTgatggaaggaagaggcaggaAATCTGCCATGGAGACAG TATCAGCATCACTACCTCTTGCTACCCCCTCCCCTCCATCTGCTTCCGGGACCCCGTGAGCGACTGGTTCGAGAGCCTGGCCCAGTGCCTGCACTGGAACGTGCGCAAGAAGCAGAACAACTTCGCCGTGGAGGAGGAAGAGTtctga
- the NADK gene encoding NAD kinase isoform X5, which produces MPSDHVWTKGLHAAESQNHYDPASQRLTWNKPPKSVLVIKKIRDASLLQPFKELCVYLTEENNMIVYVEKKVLEDPAIANDENFGPVKKKFCTFREDYDDISNQIDFIICLGGDGTLLYASSLFQGSVPPVMAFHLGSLGFLTPFNFENFQSQVTQVIEGNAALVLRSRLKVKVVKEHREKSTVQNGIEENGVVSANLEKEVGKQIMQYQVLNEVVVDRGPSSYLSNVDVFLDGHLITTVQGDGVIVSTPTGSTAYAAAAGASMIHPNVPAIMITPICPHSLSFRPIVVPAGVELKIMLSPDARNTAWVSFDGRKRQEICHGDSISITTSCYPLPSICFRDPVSDWFESLAQCLHWNVRKKQNNFAVEEEEF; this is translated from the exons ATGCCCAGTGACCACGTTTGGACCAAAGGCCTGCATGCTGCAGAATCCCAAAACCATTAT GATCCAGCAAGCCAGCGGTTGACATGGAACAAACCTCCCAAGAGTGTCCTTGTGATTAAGAAGATCCGTGATGCCAGTCTGCTGCAGCCCTTCAAAGAGCTCTGTGTGTACCTCACTGAG GAGAACAATATGATAGtgtatgtggaaaaaaaagtattggaAGACCCTGCTATAGCTAATGATGAGAATTTTGGACCAGTGAAGAAGAAATTTTGCACCTTCAGAGAAG ACTATGATGATATCTCCAATCAGATAGACTTTATCATATGCCTGGGAGGAGATGGGACCTTACTTTATGCTTCTTCACTTTTCCAG GGTAGTGTACCTCCAGTTATGGCTTTTCATCTGGGATCCCTTGGATTTCTTACTCCATTTAATTTTGAGAATTTTCAGTCCCAAGTCACTCAGGTTATAGAAG GCAACGCTGCTCTGGTTCTGCGGAGCAGGCTCAAGGTGAAGGTGGTGaaggagcacagggagaagaGCACAGTGCAGAATGGGATAGAGGAGAATGGAGTCGTGTCTGCAAACCTGGAGAAAGAAGTGGGCAAACAAATTATGCAATATCAG GTCCTCAATGAGGTTGTGGTGGATCGTGGCCCTTCCTCCTACCTGTCCAACGTGGATGTGTTCCTGGATGGGCACCTGATCACCACAGTGCAGGGAGATG gggtgaTCGTGTCCACGCCCACCGGCAGCACCGCGTACGCCGCCGCGGCCGGAGCGTCCATGATCCACCCCAACGTCCCTGCCATCATGATCACCCCCATCTGCCCCCACTCCCTGTCCTTCAGACCCATCGTGGTTCCTGCTGGAGTGGAACTCAAG ATCATGCTCTCCCCAGATGCCAGGAACACGGCGTGGGTTTCGTTTgatggaaggaagaggcaggaAATCTGCCATGGAGACAG TATCAGCATCACTACCTCTTGCTACCCCCTCCCCTCCATCTGCTTCCGGGACCCCGTGAGCGACTGGTTCGAGAGCCTGGCCCAGTGCCTGCACTGGAACGTGCGCAAGAAGCAGAACAACTTCGCCGTGGAGGAGGAAGAGTtctga
- the NADK gene encoding NAD kinase isoform X1: MEMSREKLCASQADGSSDSAYHCSACHGDDDWGSTSRGRAKSRSLSASPALGSTKEFRRTRSLHGPCPVTTFGPKACMLQNPKTIMHIQDPASQRLTWNKPPKSVLVIKKIRDASLLQPFKELCVYLTEENNMIVYVEKKVLEDPAIANDENFGPVKKKFCTFREDYDDISNQIDFIICLGGDGTLLYASSLFQGSVPPVMAFHLGSLGFLTPFNFENFQSQVTQVIEGNAALVLRSRLKVKVVKEHREKSTVQNGIEENGVVSANLEKEVGKQIMQYQVLNEVVVDRGPSSYLSNVDVFLDGHLITTVQGDGVIVSTPTGSTAYAAAAGASMIHPNVPAIMITPICPHSLSFRPIVVPAGVELKIMLSPDARNTAWVSFDGRKRQEICHGDSISITTSCYPLPSICFRDPVSDWFESLAQCLHWNVRKKQNNFAVEEEEF; the protein is encoded by the exons ATGGAGATGAGTCGGGAGAAGCTGTGTGCCAGCCAGGCTGATGGCAGCTCAGACTCTGCCTACCACTGCTCGGCGTGCCACGGCGACGACGactggggcagcaccagccGGGGCCGGGCCAAGTCACGCAGCTTGTCAGCTTCACCTGCCCTTGGAAGCACCAAAGAATTCAG GAGAACACGTTCCTTGCATGGACCATGCCCAGTGACCACGTTTGGACCAAAGGCCTGCATGCTGCAGAATCCCAAAACCATTAT GCACATTCAGGATCCAGCAAGCCAGCGGTTGACATGGAACAAACCTCCCAAGAGTGTCCTTGTGATTAAGAAGATCCGTGATGCCAGTCTGCTGCAGCCCTTCAAAGAGCTCTGTGTGTACCTCACTGAG GAGAACAATATGATAGtgtatgtggaaaaaaaagtattggaAGACCCTGCTATAGCTAATGATGAGAATTTTGGACCAGTGAAGAAGAAATTTTGCACCTTCAGAGAAG ACTATGATGATATCTCCAATCAGATAGACTTTATCATATGCCTGGGAGGAGATGGGACCTTACTTTATGCTTCTTCACTTTTCCAG GGTAGTGTACCTCCAGTTATGGCTTTTCATCTGGGATCCCTTGGATTTCTTACTCCATTTAATTTTGAGAATTTTCAGTCCCAAGTCACTCAGGTTATAGAAG GCAACGCTGCTCTGGTTCTGCGGAGCAGGCTCAAGGTGAAGGTGGTGaaggagcacagggagaagaGCACAGTGCAGAATGGGATAGAGGAGAATGGAGTCGTGTCTGCAAACCTGGAGAAAGAAGTGGGCAAACAAATTATGCAATATCAG GTCCTCAATGAGGTTGTGGTGGATCGTGGCCCTTCCTCCTACCTGTCCAACGTGGATGTGTTCCTGGATGGGCACCTGATCACCACAGTGCAGGGAGATG gggtgaTCGTGTCCACGCCCACCGGCAGCACCGCGTACGCCGCCGCGGCCGGAGCGTCCATGATCCACCCCAACGTCCCTGCCATCATGATCACCCCCATCTGCCCCCACTCCCTGTCCTTCAGACCCATCGTGGTTCCTGCTGGAGTGGAACTCAAG ATCATGCTCTCCCCAGATGCCAGGAACACGGCGTGGGTTTCGTTTgatggaaggaagaggcaggaAATCTGCCATGGAGACAG TATCAGCATCACTACCTCTTGCTACCCCCTCCCCTCCATCTGCTTCCGGGACCCCGTGAGCGACTGGTTCGAGAGCCTGGCCCAGTGCCTGCACTGGAACGTGCGCAAGAAGCAGAACAACTTCGCCGTGGAGGAGGAAGAGTtctga